One segment of Ficedula albicollis isolate OC2 chromosome 2, FicAlb1.5, whole genome shotgun sequence DNA contains the following:
- the RPA3 gene encoding replication protein A 14 kDa subunit — MGDIHEVPRPRIATGQLAQHIGQPVCFVGRVEKIHPSGKLVVLTDGLGKHTTVELSEPLDEEISGVIEVVGRVTNKATIMCASYVQFREDKSSFDLELYNEALQIIHEFPEYFPFGTGRKT, encoded by the exons ATGGGTGACATCCACGAGGTGCCGCGGCCGCGCATCGCCACGGGGCAGCTGGCGCAGCACATCGGGCAGCCCGTCTGCTTCGTGGGGCGCGTCGAGAAG ATTCATCCTAGCGGGAAGCTTGTCGTGCTTACGGATGGACTCGGAAAGCATACGACTGTGGAGCTGAGCGAGCCC CTGGATGAGGAGATTTCAGGAGTTATTGAAGTGGTGGGAAGAGTAACAAATAAGGCAACCATCATGTGTGCATCGTATGTCCAGTTCAGAGAAGATAAAAGTTCATTTG ATCTGGAACTCTACAATGAAGCACTACAAATCATTCATGAATTCCCTGAATACTTCCCATTTGGTACTGGAAGgaaaacttga